The Leifsonia sp. ZF2019 DNA segment TTGTCGCTGGTCCGCCGGGGAGATCGTCTGCTCGACGAAGCCTTTGCGCACCAGGGTCGAGACGATGCCGCTGAGCGCCGCGCGTTCGGCATCGATGATGGGGCCGAGGTCGCGTTGCGCGGTCGGTCCGGCGTGGGCGAGGTGGCGGAGGACCAGCCACTGGGTCGAGCCGATGCCATGGGCTTTCAGGAGCGTCTCGACGGCCAGTCGGTTCGCGTAGTAGTAGCGTTTCGCCCAGGTGCCGAGGGAGTCCTTCTCGTCGGTCGTCGCGTTCATCTGCGCCCCTGTCACCACGGGATGCTCTGGTTCTCCCAGCGGGTGAACGTGCCGCTCGGTCCATCCGGGCCGAGCAGGCAGACGCGCACCACCTCACGGGACCCGTCCTCCACCGATTCGGCCCCCGCGAACGCGTTCAGGTTCGTGGCGGTGTATGCGGGCGACACCAGGTTCACCTTGATGTCGGTGTCCTCGAGCTCGACCATGATCGCCAGCGTGATGGCGTTCTCCGCCGCCTTCGACGCCGGATACACGGGGCCGAACATCGAGTGGTACGGGTAGCT contains these protein-coding regions:
- a CDS encoding MarR family winged helix-turn-helix transcriptional regulator, encoding MTGAQMNATTDEKDSLGTWAKRYYYANRLAVETLLKAHGIGSTQWLVLRHLAHAGPTAQRDLGPIIDAERAALSGIVSTLVRKGFVEQTISPADQRQRELTLTPSGRRLLDGLPDPFAVVRGVALAGIDPAAIDAAIQVLERAIAQVQTHDFSRSSPEQGR